A single Anabas testudineus chromosome 10, fAnaTes1.2, whole genome shotgun sequence DNA region contains:
- the LOC113161075 gene encoding neuronal acetylcholine receptor subunit beta-2-like isoform X1, with product MAAPVKAALALLVITVAMFAAALCAEVEERLVSQLLSPERYNKLIRPAVNNSQQVAVYIQVSLAQLINVNEREQIMTTNCWLSQVWNDYRLMWDPEEYEGIKKIRLPSQHIWLPDIVLYNNADGTYEVSYYSNAVVSNNGEVAWLPPAIYKSACKIEVRDFPFDQQNCTLKFRSWTYDHTEIDLILLSDFASRDDFKPSGEWDIVSLPGRKNEDPNDIKYLDITYDFIIKRKPLFYTINLIIPCILITSLAILVFYLPSDCGEKMTLCISVLLALTVFLLLISKIVPPTSLAVPLIGKYLMFTMVLVTFSIVTSVCVLNVHHRSPSTHTMPPWVKRVFLYKLPSYLFMRRPGSSNIREKFRKKHQQRSYSDQKLRGADGGTGSPAGMADSSSSFFVNEESAKRYGWKISDLSENTEFRKRMTLKCNIDVEDAVDGVRYIAEKMKSEDDDEGIIEDWKYVAMVIDRLFLWIFVCVCVVGTVGLFMQPLFQSYNTPIIDDIDHN from the exons TGTTTGCAGCTGCCTTGTGTGCGGAGGTGGAGGAGCGGCTGGTGAGTCAACTGTTGTCACCAGAACGCTACAACAAGCTGATCAGACCAGCTGTCAACAACAGCCAGCAAGTTGCTGTTTACATCCAGGTGTCTTTGGCTCAGCTGATCAACGTG aatGAGAGGGAGCAGATCATGACCACCAACTGCTGGCTCTCTCAG GTTTGGAATGATTACAGATTAATGTGGGACCCCGAAGAGTATGaaggaataaagaaaatacGACTCCCGTCACAACACATCTGGCTCCCAGACATCGTCCTCTACAACAA TGCTGACGGGACTTATGAAGTCTCCTACTACTCGAATGCTGTGGTGTCCAACAACGGTGAGGTGGCCTGGCTCCCACCAGCGATCTACAAGTCAGCCTGCAAAATCGAAGTCCGTGACTTCCCCTTTGACCAGCAAAACTGCACGCTCAAGTTTCGCTCCTGGACCTACGACCACACCGAGATTGATCTTATCCTACTCAGTGATTTCGCCAGTCGTGATGACTTCAAACCCAGCGGTGAGTGGGATATTGTCTCGCTGCCTGGACGCAAAAACGAAGACCCTAATGACATCAAGTACCTGGATATCACCTATGACTTTATAATCAAGAGAAAGCCTCTGTTCTACACCATCAACCTGATCATCCCCTGCATCCTGATCACATCCCTTGCTATTCTGGTGTTCTACCTCCCATCAGACTGTGGTGAGAAGATGACTCTCTGCATCTCTGTCCTCCTGGCTCTGACTGTGTTTTTACTCCTAATCTCAAAGATTGTGCCACCAACATCTTTAGCAGTGCCTCTGATTGGGAAGTACTTGATGTTTACAATGGTGCTGGTCACCTTCTCCATTGTCACCAGCGTTTGTGTCCTCAATGTGCACCACCGGTCCCCCAGTACACACACTATGCCTCCCTGGGTGAAGCGTGTCTTCCTGTACAAGCTTCCCTCTTACCTCTTCATGCGGAGACCTGGCAGCTCCAACATCCGTGAGAAGTTCCGCAAAAAACACCAGCAGCGATCGTACTCTGATCAGAAGCTACGCGGAGCAGACGGAGGGACTGGAAGTCCTGCAGGAATGGCAGATTCTTCCTCGTCCTTCTTCGTCAACGAGGAGTCCGCCAAACGCTACGGCTGGAAGATCAGCGACTTGTCCGAGAACACGGAGTTCAGGAAGAGGATGACGCTCAAGTGCAACATCGACGTGGAGGATGCAGTGGACGGAGTGCGCTACATTGCTGAGAAGATGAAGagtgaggatgatgatgaaggg ataATTGAAGACTGGAAGTACGTGGCCATGGTGATTGACCGTCTCTTCCTGTggatctttgtgtgtgtgtgtgtggttgggaCTGTGGGCCTCTTCATGCAGCCCCTGTTCCAGAGTTATAACACCCCTATTATTGATGACATCGATCATAACTGA
- the LOC113161075 gene encoding neuronal acetylcholine receptor subunit beta-2-like isoform X2 has protein sequence MAAPVKAALALLVITVATALCAEVEERLVSQLLSPERYNKLIRPAVNNSQQVAVYIQVSLAQLINVNEREQIMTTNCWLSQVWNDYRLMWDPEEYEGIKKIRLPSQHIWLPDIVLYNNADGTYEVSYYSNAVVSNNGEVAWLPPAIYKSACKIEVRDFPFDQQNCTLKFRSWTYDHTEIDLILLSDFASRDDFKPSGEWDIVSLPGRKNEDPNDIKYLDITYDFIIKRKPLFYTINLIIPCILITSLAILVFYLPSDCGEKMTLCISVLLALTVFLLLISKIVPPTSLAVPLIGKYLMFTMVLVTFSIVTSVCVLNVHHRSPSTHTMPPWVKRVFLYKLPSYLFMRRPGSSNIREKFRKKHQQRSYSDQKLRGADGGTGSPAGMADSSSSFFVNEESAKRYGWKISDLSENTEFRKRMTLKCNIDVEDAVDGVRYIAEKMKSEDDDEGIIEDWKYVAMVIDRLFLWIFVCVCVVGTVGLFMQPLFQSYNTPIIDDIDHN, from the exons CTGCCTTGTGTGCGGAGGTGGAGGAGCGGCTGGTGAGTCAACTGTTGTCACCAGAACGCTACAACAAGCTGATCAGACCAGCTGTCAACAACAGCCAGCAAGTTGCTGTTTACATCCAGGTGTCTTTGGCTCAGCTGATCAACGTG aatGAGAGGGAGCAGATCATGACCACCAACTGCTGGCTCTCTCAG GTTTGGAATGATTACAGATTAATGTGGGACCCCGAAGAGTATGaaggaataaagaaaatacGACTCCCGTCACAACACATCTGGCTCCCAGACATCGTCCTCTACAACAA TGCTGACGGGACTTATGAAGTCTCCTACTACTCGAATGCTGTGGTGTCCAACAACGGTGAGGTGGCCTGGCTCCCACCAGCGATCTACAAGTCAGCCTGCAAAATCGAAGTCCGTGACTTCCCCTTTGACCAGCAAAACTGCACGCTCAAGTTTCGCTCCTGGACCTACGACCACACCGAGATTGATCTTATCCTACTCAGTGATTTCGCCAGTCGTGATGACTTCAAACCCAGCGGTGAGTGGGATATTGTCTCGCTGCCTGGACGCAAAAACGAAGACCCTAATGACATCAAGTACCTGGATATCACCTATGACTTTATAATCAAGAGAAAGCCTCTGTTCTACACCATCAACCTGATCATCCCCTGCATCCTGATCACATCCCTTGCTATTCTGGTGTTCTACCTCCCATCAGACTGTGGTGAGAAGATGACTCTCTGCATCTCTGTCCTCCTGGCTCTGACTGTGTTTTTACTCCTAATCTCAAAGATTGTGCCACCAACATCTTTAGCAGTGCCTCTGATTGGGAAGTACTTGATGTTTACAATGGTGCTGGTCACCTTCTCCATTGTCACCAGCGTTTGTGTCCTCAATGTGCACCACCGGTCCCCCAGTACACACACTATGCCTCCCTGGGTGAAGCGTGTCTTCCTGTACAAGCTTCCCTCTTACCTCTTCATGCGGAGACCTGGCAGCTCCAACATCCGTGAGAAGTTCCGCAAAAAACACCAGCAGCGATCGTACTCTGATCAGAAGCTACGCGGAGCAGACGGAGGGACTGGAAGTCCTGCAGGAATGGCAGATTCTTCCTCGTCCTTCTTCGTCAACGAGGAGTCCGCCAAACGCTACGGCTGGAAGATCAGCGACTTGTCCGAGAACACGGAGTTCAGGAAGAGGATGACGCTCAAGTGCAACATCGACGTGGAGGATGCAGTGGACGGAGTGCGCTACATTGCTGAGAAGATGAAGagtgaggatgatgatgaaggg ataATTGAAGACTGGAAGTACGTGGCCATGGTGATTGACCGTCTCTTCCTGTggatctttgtgtgtgtgtgtgtggttgggaCTGTGGGCCTCTTCATGCAGCCCCTGTTCCAGAGTTATAACACCCCTATTATTGATGACATCGATCATAACTGA